From the genome of Triticum aestivum cultivar Chinese Spring chromosome 3B, IWGSC CS RefSeq v2.1, whole genome shotgun sequence, one region includes:
- the LOC123072458 gene encoding scarecrow-like protein 3, which produces MVHQDEGSSSSVTSSPLQNFSNMPLHPHPGAGAAGAGATPPWMLRELRSDERGLCLIHLLLNCAAAASSGRLDAANAALEHIATLAAPDGDAMQRVAAAFAEALARRALRAWPGLCRALLLPRAGPTPAEVAVARRHFFDLCPFLRLAGAAANQAILEAMESEKIVHVIDLGGADATQWLELLHLLAARPEGPPHFRLTAVHEHKDLLSKTAMALTKEAERLDVPFQFNPVVSRLDALDVESLRVKTGEALAISSSLQLHRLLATDDDTPAAPTADKERRRKSSPDSSGLLSPSTSRADAFLGALWGLSPKVMVVAEQEASHNTPGLTERFVEALNYYAALFDCLEVGAARGSVERARVERWLLGEEIKNIVACDGAERRERHERLDRWAARMEGAGFGRVPLSYYALLQARRAAQGLGCDGFKVREEKGTFFLCWQERALFSVSAWRGRRFD; this is translated from the coding sequence ATGGTCCACCAGGacgaaggctcctcctcgtcggTCACGTCCTCCCCGCTGCAGAACTTCTCAAACATGCCGCTCCACCCGCACCCGggagccggcgccgcgggcgccgGCGCCACGCCGCCCTGGATGCTCCGGGAGCTCCGCTCCGACGAGCGCGGCCTCTGCCTCATCCACCTCCTGCTCAACTGCGCCGCCGCGGCGTCGTCCGGCCGGCTCGACGCCGCCAACGCCGCGCTCGAGCACATCGCCACGCTCGCCGCGCCCGACGGcgacgccatgcagcgcgtcgcGGCCGCCTTCGCGGAGGCGCTGGCCCGGCGCGCGCTCCGTGCGTGGCCCGGGCTGTGCCGGGCGCTGCTCCTGCCCCGCGCGGGCCCCACGCCGGCCGAGGTCGCCGTCGCGCGCAGGCACTTCTTCGACCTCTGCCCCTTCCTCCGCCTCGCCGGCGCAGCGGCCAACCAGGCGATCCTCGAGGCCATGGAGTCGGAGAAGATCGTGCACGTCATCGACCTCGGCGGCGCCGACGCCACGCAGTGGCTCGAGCTGCTCCACCTCCTCGCCGCGCGTCCCGAGGGCCCGCCGCACTTCCGCCTCACCGCCGTGCACGAGCACAAGGACCTGCTCTCGAAGACGGCCATGGCGCTCACCAAGGAGGCGGAGCGGCTGGACGTGCCGTTCCAGTTCAACCCCGTGGTGTCCCGCCTGGACGCGCTGGACGTGGAGTCCCTCCGCGTGAAGACCGGCGAGGCGCTGGCCATCAGCTCCAGCCTGCAGCTCCACCGCCTGCTCGCCACCGACGACgacacccccgccgccccgaccgccGACAAGGAGCGGCGCAGGAAGAGCAGCCCGGACTCCTCCGGGCTGCTGTCCCCGTCCACCTCGCGGGCGGACGCGTTCCTGGGCGCGCTGTGGGGGCTGTCGCCCAAGGTGATGGTGGTGGCGGAGCAGGAGGCGAGCCACAACACGCCGGGGCTGACGGAGCGGTTCGTGGAGGCGCTCAACTACTACGCGGCGCTGTTCGACTGCCTGGAGGTGGGCGCGGCGCGCGGGTCGGTggagcgcgcgcgcgtcgagcGGTGGCTCCTGGGCGAGGAGATCAAGAACATCGTGGCCTGCGACGGCGCGGAGCGCCGCGAGCGGCACGAGCGGCTGGACCGGTGGGCGGCGCGCATGGAGGGCGCCGGCTTCGGCCGCGTGCCCCTCAGCTACTACGCGCTGCTGCAGGCCCGGCGGGCGGCGCAGGGGCTGGGGTGCGACGGCTTCAAGGTACGCGAGGAGAAGGGCACCTTCTTCCTGTGCTGGCAGGAGCGCGCCCTCTTCTCCGTCTCCGCCTGGCGCGGCCGCCGCTTCGACTGA